A single genomic interval of Veillonellaceae bacterium harbors:
- a CDS encoding amino acid permease, whose translation MALGNIVGSGIFLASSAVISSAGAWAPLAYLLGGLIMMMEVSFIIEMSIAKPVPGAFKAHAQEIFGEWWGFVNGWMFWTSAVLGMSSEITACAIFTRLWLPDVPLWLLSLFFAILITIINLNDLKGLSKAEVVLAATKISAIVIFVIVGGLVVLGFPIGGVSANLQQYSAALSAPLEGVSGLLGAMLIVLYAYTGTGIIGLAATETHQAEKAVPSATRFVTVTVVGLYSLAVFLIIALLPAESLRPDTSPFVSILNIFKIPYAGSVLNFILLTAALSSLNSQVYSASRMLFSMAKSNQAPKAVGRQNAKGVPVAAVWMSGLVLLLTALMSYILPEKLYLYTICASGVLALVNWLSVSATHYFFRKKLLAEHPEKLKYKAPFYPYLSWICFFSVLMALLSAPLYPDQIPGLYSGSILLLLISIVYFFIPRKNK comes from the coding sequence GGCTCAGGCATCTTTTTGGCGAGCAGCGCCGTAATCAGTTCGGCTGGAGCCTGGGCACCGCTGGCATACCTTCTAGGCGGCCTTATTATGATGATGGAAGTTTCCTTTATCATCGAGATGTCAATTGCCAAACCTGTGCCGGGCGCTTTTAAGGCTCACGCCCAGGAAATTTTCGGCGAATGGTGGGGCTTTGTCAATGGCTGGATGTTTTGGACTAGCGCCGTACTTGGCATGTCCAGTGAGATTACAGCCTGCGCGATTTTCACCAGACTATGGCTGCCGGATGTTCCGCTCTGGCTGCTAAGCCTGTTTTTTGCTATCCTAATCACAATTATTAACCTTAATGATTTAAAAGGCCTGAGTAAAGCTGAAGTCGTTTTGGCGGCCACTAAAATATCGGCTATTGTCATATTCGTTATTGTGGGCGGACTTGTCGTCTTAGGCTTTCCGATTGGCGGCGTTTCAGCCAATCTCCAACAATACAGTGCTGCTCTCTCTGCCCCGTTGGAAGGGGTTAGCGGTCTTTTGGGAGCAATGCTGATAGTTTTATATGCCTATACCGGTACTGGCATAATCGGCTTAGCGGCAACTGAGACTCACCAGGCTGAAAAAGCGGTCCCCTCTGCTACCAGGTTTGTGACTGTAACGGTCGTCGGCCTTTACTCCCTAGCTGTTTTTTTGATCATTGCGCTGCTGCCGGCCGAATCGCTCCGTCCTGATACCAGTCCGTTTGTGTCGATTTTAAATATTTTTAAAATACCCTATGCCGGCAGTGTCTTAAACTTTATCCTGCTTACCGCCGCATTATCCTCGCTTAATTCGCAAGTATATTCTGCCTCACGGATGCTTTTTTCCATGGCCAAGAGCAACCAAGCTCCTAAAGCAGTCGGCAGGCAGAATGCCAAAGGCGTCCCGGTGGCCGCAGTCTGGATGAGCGGCCTGGTTCTTTTGTTGACCGCTCTAATGTCCTATATCCTCCCGGAAAAGCTGTATCTATACACCATCTGCGCCAGCGGTGTCTTAGCCTTAGTCAACTGGCTTAGCGTTTCAGCAACCCATTATTTCTTCCGTAAAAAGCTTTTGGCTGAGCACCCAGAGAAACTTAAATACAAAGCTCCCTTTTATCCTTATCTTTCTTGGATCTGCTTTTTCTCGGTCTTAATGGCACTCTTATCGGCACCGCTTTATCCCGACCAAATTCCCGGCCTCTACTCCGGCAGCATTCTGCTGCTGCTTATCAGTATTGTGTATTTCTTTATTCCCCGTAAAAACAAATAG